The sequence CTGTGAATTCTGTGAAGGCATGGCGGGTCGCGACGAGCACTGGGCCGTGATCGCCGAGTCGGCGCTGACCCTGACCGTGCTCAACCCCTACCAGTTCGAGGCGGGGCAGTGCTGCGTGATCACGCGCCGTCACGTCGGCACCATGCTGGAGCTCACGCCGGCAGAGGGAGAGGCGGTGATCGCCGCAGCACGCGACGTCGCCCGTGCAATGCTCGCCGCCTTTCGGCCGCTTGCCATACTCACCTATCAGAACAACGGCGTGTACAGTGGCCAGGAAGTTCCGCATTACCACTATCACGTCGTGCCGAGGCAGCAGGGCAGTGACTGGGGGATCGGGCCGCCGCAGCTGCAGAAGTTTCCGGCGGCCGGCCGCGTGGCGGGAACTCACCACGATCCGTCGGGCGACGCAGCGCGGATGAAGCGCGTGCGGGTTGATCGTGAGACCCTGTTCCGGACGGCGGAGCTGCTTCGGCGGAATTTGCCGACCTGAAGTGTCATGACGCGCTGTCCGAGCTACGGCACACATACGCAGCCACGAGCGAAAGTCCGATCGGATGGTCCTGCGTCCGAGCGCCGTGGGGCGGAAGCACGCTTCCTGCTGAATGACGCGCAACCGATCACACGTGCAGGAAGAGACTCAATGCAAGACAGCCACACGTATCGTGCCACACCTCGTCCGACGACGTCGCGTCCGTCGACGCGCAGCGCAGCATTTCTCGCCATGGCCATGGTGTCAGCGGCTGCCTGCTCGAGCTCGGGCGCGACACCGGGAACGGACATGCCGCCAAGCCCGCCCGCCGCTGCGGAGGCTCCATGGCAGAGCAGCCGGCTGTCGGCCGCGTCGGTCCCGGAGCCGTACTTCACCGCGTGGAGCCACGCAGACAACAGGAACACGTGCGCCCTGATCGCTCCTGCTGCGACCGCGGCGACGCAGGGTGCGACGCCACGCGTCGCCACGTTCTCCGGCGGATGGGGCGTCGCCTACGACCAGGCGGGCGTGCGTAGTGCGTTCGGGATCGCGGGAACCGGTGCGAGCGCGTCGGAACCGGCCTACCACGAGTGGCCGCACCGACTCACCTGGGCAGACGGCAGCTCCGTCGGCTACGGCCCGGAGGGCGGCACCGGTCCCAACCAGCTGGCGTACCTGACCATCGCTGGTCAGCAGTGCCTCTACAACGTCTGGTCCCGTCTCGGCGTGGACCACCTGGAGCAGCTCCTCGGCTCGCTGCGCTTTGTCGACACTGGCGGCGGGCTCTGACACTGAACCGTGGCGCAGTCGTCCCGCCGCGCGCGGCCTGTGAGGCTCGACCGCGAACGTTGACATGGTCTACGCGATCAAGACTCGAGTACCCGATCCCGACGCCGACTCGTTCACGTTCGTCGCACAGAAGACGATGTATGGCGGCAAACGGATCGCGCAGGGAGACACGATCTTCGTCATTTCGAGTGAGAACGGCGGAGGCACCGGGCTCGTCGCAAAAGGGATCGTTGCCGCGGTCGATGCAGTTCAGAGACGACCGGGCGTCGAGCGCCAGACGCCGCGTGTCACCGTTCATGTGACGCGAATTGCCGGCGCGGTGAAGCGTCTCGGGCGCAGTGAGCTCAAGCCCTTCACCAGCTGGGACGACGGCCGGCCGGAAACCGAGCTCAATTTCAAGTTCTACCGGCAGGCAACGGACAAGATCGCCGGCATCTCGGATGCAACGGCCGCGTTCCTCGCCGGTTACTTCGACGGGGAGGAATGAGAATCTCCGGCTGCGTCGCAGCGGCGCAGTGCAGCAGGCAGTGATATGCACCATTATGCAGTGAGGAAGGGGAATCGCGGATGAAGAAGCAGCCGAAGTCGACCACGACTCGCAAGCCGCCGGAGCCGTCGGACAGTCACGCCGAGATCAGTGACTGGATGCGCAGCGCAATGCCGGACCTGCAGCCTATCGTGAAGTACCTGGACAAGCAGATCCGTGACAGCATCAGCGGGCTCCAGTACGGGGTGAAGTGGAAGAAGGCGTACTACGGAGTGCCGGACCAGGGATGGATCATCGAGATGGTCGCCTATGATGTCTCGGTGAACGTGGTATTCCTGGGCGGTGCGAAGTTCGACGATCCGCCGTCGCTCGGCTCCGGCGGGTCGCGCTACGTCAAGGTGAAAACGCTGGAGGAGGCGAAGGCACCCGAGATCCGCGAGTGGATCAAGGAGGCTGCGCGCGTGCCGGGCTGGCAGTGAGTAGCCCGCGATGCATTTCGCCACCACGTGACATTCGGGCTGCCAGGGGGCCCTCCAGAGGAAGAATCCCATGCGCAAGCTGATCGTGGCGGAGTTCATCACGCTGGACGGCGTGATCCAGGCACCCGGGGCGCCTGACGAAGATCCGAGCGGCGGGTTCCGGTTCGGCGGCTGGGTCGCGCCCTACGACGACGACGCGATCGACAGGGCGGTTCATGACCTCTTTGCGCAGCCGTTCGAGCTGCTGCTGGGACGTCGCACCTACGACATATGGGCGGCGTACTGGCCGAATGTGCCCGCGGGGCACCCGATCGCCGATCGGTTCAACCGAGTGCGCAAGCACGTGGCGACGCACCGGCCGGATGCACTGGAGTGGGAGAACAGCCATGCACTGCGCGGCGAACCTGCGGACGCGGTGCGCGCGCTACAGCGCGAGGGTGATGGCAACTTCCTGACGTACGGGAGTGGCGAGCTGGTGCGCCAGCTGCTCATTGCCGGTCTGGTGGACGAACTCCGGCTGATGGTATTCCCCATCGTGCTCGGTCGCGGAAAGCGCCTGTTCGGAGATGACGCGCTGGCCTCCGCCTTCACCCTGGATCAATCGGAACGCACGCCCGGCGGGGTGCTGATCACGCGTTACCTGCGCGCGGGCGAGGTGCGCACCGGCGCGATCGGCGCGCGGGACGCGGGATGATGCCCGAGAGCCCGCAGGAAGCGGTCATCGGCCTGTACGAGCGTCATGCGGCGGCGTACGACGTCGATCGCGGCCGCTCGCTCCAGGAGCGCGCATGGCTCGACCGGTTCCTCGCCTTCATTCCGCCCGGCGGCACAATTCTCGACGTCGGATGCGGCATGGGCGAGCCGATCGCTGCGTACCTGCTTCAACAGGGCGTCCACGTGCTCGGCGTGGATGCGTCACCCTCGATGATCGCGCGCTGCCGTCAGCGCTTCCCTGAATCGGACTGGATGGTCGCCGACATGCGAGAGCTCGAGTTAGGGAAGCGCTTCGATGGCATCGTCGCATGGGACAGCTTCTTCCACCTCGGCATGGTTGATCAGCGCAGCATGTTCTCCCGTTTCGCTGCGCACGCGCGGGCGGGCGCGCCGCTGATGTTCACCAGCGGTACGTCGGAGGGCGAGGCGATCGGCTCGTACTGCGGTGAGGCGCTTTACCACGCGAGCCTGACGCCTGCCGAGTACCGAACGCTTCTCGGCACGAACGGCTTCGTCGTGCGGGAGTTCGTGGCGTCCGATGCCTCGTGCGGTAATCACACGGTGTGGCTAGCAACGCACGGAGGGTCTGACGTGCTGCCAGCCTCGCACCGCGACCTTCGCGGCATCTGACGCCGTGACTCCACTGAGCGATGACATGCCCGAATTCCGCTTCTATTACTTCACGCCGCTCTACGAAGAGACAGTCGCGTTCTATCGCGACGTGCTTGGCTTCGAGCTGTACCGATGCTGGGACGAGCCGGATGGGGAGCGCGGCACGATCTTCATGGCTCCGGGTGGCGCGGGGCTGATCGAGATCGAGGCCGGAGGCACACGGCCGGTGGTGCAGGGCGGGTTCTACATCGAGGTCAGCGATCTCGACGCGTGGCGGGCAGCGGTGGGTCGCAGTGGTGCGCCGATCGTTCGGGACGTCGCCGTGACTGGATACGCCCATCGCAACTTCAAGACGCGCGATCCGAGCGGGATCGAAGTGGCGTTCTTCGAACCCGCTCCCGGGCAGTGAGCGCTCCGCACGCATTGCGCTGCCGCCATTGTGCGCCCGACTGTATGGATCGCACCGGCCACTCGTCATACCTCTGAAGCGCCTGTATTCGGTCGACAGCGACACCGCTGTCGACGTGGATCCCGGGCGCGGATCGGATTGCCATGAAACCCCGTGTTTCCCTGATCACGCTGGGCGTTGATGATCTCCAGCGCGCGGTCGCCTTCTACCGGGACGGTCTCGGGCTGCCGACGGATGGAATCGTCGGTCTCGAGTTCGAGCACGGCGCGGTGGCGTTCTTCGATATGGGAGGAGTCAGGCTCGCGCTCTGGGCTCGCCCCGACCTCCAGCATGACTCGGGACGGCCGCAGCCTCGCGGCGCTTCTGCCGGCTTCGCGCTCGCGCACAACGTGAACACCCGGGCGGAAGTGGACGACGTGATGACACAGGCGCGCGCCGCCGGGGCCGAGATCGTGAAGCCTGCGCAGGACACGTTCTGGGGTGGCTATGCGGGCTACTTCGCCGATCCCGACGGTCACCTATGGGAGGTCGCATGGAACCCGCAGCTTCGCGTGGAGGACTGAACATGCCGACGCCGCCGACCGGGGATGCCAGGTGGACGAGGGGATCCCGCAGGCTGCGCACATGCACCGCGACGTTTACATGAGCGTTCGCATCCTGTTCGTGCTGCTCGTGGCACTCGGCTCGTGCACCTCGCAGGCGCAGGACGACGAGGCCGACGGTGCCGGCGCCGATCGTCATGCGCCGCCGTCTCAGCCGCTCGACTCACCGTCAGGTGCACGGGCAGACGCGTCAGGCGACGATAATGGGCGTGGCCCCGGGCAGCCTGCGCAGGTTGACTCCCTTTCGAGCGGCGCACCTGTCGCTCGCCAGCCGAGCGAGCGCCTCATCACGCCGGATGGCTGGGGGCCGCTGCGTATCGGCATGAGCACGGCGGAAGTGATCGCTGCTGCCGGCGAGGACGCCAGTCCTGCGGCAGTGGGCGGTCCCGATCCGGATCGCTGCGACGAGTTCCGTCCCTCCCGGGCGTCGGCCGGCATTCTCGTGATGCTCGAGAATGGTGTCCTCACGCGCATCTCCGTGAGTCGGAACACCGGGATCGAAACGCCGGAAGGGTTCCGCATCGGCGACTCCGGCGACGATGTGATGCGCGCGTACGGGTCACGCGCCCAGGTCGAGCCGCACCAGTACCAGGAAGCGCCGGCGAGGTACATCACTGTCTGGCGGCAGGCGTCTCGTGGAGCGGAGCGCCGTGGGATCCGGTACGAGGTCGATGCCACGGGTAATATCGCGCACATTCGCGCCGGCGGACCGGCCATCGAGTATGTCGAGGGGTGTGTGTGACTTCGTCTGCGGTACCGGACAGGAGTAGAGTGCAGATGATGCAGGAGTTGCTGGACCTGGAGCAGAAGTTCTGGAAAG comes from Longimicrobiales bacterium and encodes:
- a CDS encoding methyltransferase domain-containing protein, translated to MMPESPQEAVIGLYERHAAAYDVDRGRSLQERAWLDRFLAFIPPGGTILDVGCGMGEPIAAYLLQQGVHVLGVDASPSMIARCRQRFPESDWMVADMRELELGKRFDGIVAWDSFFHLGMVDQRSMFSRFAAHARAGAPLMFTSGTSEGEAIGSYCGEALYHASLTPAEYRTLLGTNGFVVREFVASDASCGNHTVWLATHGGSDVLPASHRDLRGI
- a CDS encoding dihydrofolate reductase family protein, with product MRKLIVAEFITLDGVIQAPGAPDEDPSGGFRFGGWVAPYDDDAIDRAVHDLFAQPFELLLGRRTYDIWAAYWPNVPAGHPIADRFNRVRKHVATHRPDALEWENSHALRGEPADAVRALQREGDGNFLTYGSGELVRQLLIAGLVDELRLMVFPIVLGRGKRLFGDDALASAFTLDQSERTPGGVLITRYLRAGEVRTGAIGARDAG
- a CDS encoding VOC family protein, with product MPEFRFYYFTPLYEETVAFYRDVLGFELYRCWDEPDGERGTIFMAPGGAGLIEIEAGGTRPVVQGGFYIEVSDLDAWRAAVGRSGAPIVRDVAVTGYAHRNFKTRDPSGIEVAFFEPAPGQ
- a CDS encoding DUF1801 domain-containing protein, which codes for MKKQPKSTTTRKPPEPSDSHAEISDWMRSAMPDLQPIVKYLDKQIRDSISGLQYGVKWKKAYYGVPDQGWIIEMVAYDVSVNVVFLGGAKFDDPPSLGSGGSRYVKVKTLEEAKAPEIREWIKEAARVPGWQ
- a CDS encoding HIT family protein; the encoded protein is MIELPYQDPCEFCEGMAGRDEHWAVIAESALTLTVLNPYQFEAGQCCVITRRHVGTMLELTPAEGEAVIAAARDVARAMLAAFRPLAILTYQNNGVYSGQEVPHYHYHVVPRQQGSDWGIGPPQLQKFPAAGRVAGTHHDPSGDAARMKRVRVDRETLFRTAELLRRNLPT
- a CDS encoding VOC family protein, producing the protein MKPRVSLITLGVDDLQRAVAFYRDGLGLPTDGIVGLEFEHGAVAFFDMGGVRLALWARPDLQHDSGRPQPRGASAGFALAHNVNTRAEVDDVMTQARAAGAEIVKPAQDTFWGGYAGYFADPDGHLWEVAWNPQLRVED